The Aminithiophilus ramosus genome contains a region encoding:
- a CDS encoding methyl-accepting chemotaxis protein, which translates to MNSLRGRLIVTFLAVALSAITLVGFVALNRSQKALLDLAWKEGDALAVALAQEVDAYLRESAMVLEIPAETEIFRSMNWADQKPLLAPIRTRFGFNDVFIAKPDGSVYSAVRDVGGVNIKDREYFIEAFKRNETVVSHPVADRTTGEMSIFVASPIARPGENPVGLVVGALTLKAVTEEVASVTWGQKGYGYLLDSRGVVTAHPNGDLLGRLNATEEGEKVAPELARAMREGLSGKPGRVGYFFLGEDRMTTYAPVPSTGWLAAVTTPEAELLAPVRALRTLILVVSALLALVVVVSFFFANAVAGPVTAIERRMEALAEGDLASPLEARSSIAEIRNLSSAMEKTLASLSDSFSAVADVAHELGSEAETFAAVAQETNASAEEARSGVETVGGAMEALAAIGQELNASVEEVASGAATAATRSGETSEEVEKARRAGERGLEAVKGTVTNINGVTVEIEGSARAVAELADKAAQIGKIVAVISGIADQTNLLALNAAIEAARAGEHGRGFAVVAEEVRKLAEESNGAARNIADLAGSIASDLFSVKEGAGRNQEGARQVLDQSRDVVEKIELILETLDRIAASTQDVATVSQGQASSSEEIASAIQDMANKVNDSNAMAGNVRDQMAEVVQAAERVALGGEGLARISGELRRRVSAFRLRESQAGLVAVRKR; encoded by the coding sequence ATGAACTCGTTGCGTGGAAGACTGATCGTCACCTTTCTCGCCGTCGCCCTCTCCGCCATAACCCTCGTCGGTTTCGTCGCCCTCAATCGCTCCCAGAAGGCCCTGCTCGATCTCGCCTGGAAGGAGGGCGACGCCTTGGCCGTCGCCCTCGCCCAGGAAGTCGACGCCTATCTCCGGGAGAGCGCGATGGTGCTCGAGATTCCCGCCGAGACGGAGATCTTCCGTTCCATGAACTGGGCCGACCAGAAGCCCCTTCTGGCTCCCATCCGCACTCGTTTCGGCTTCAACGACGTCTTCATCGCCAAGCCCGACGGATCGGTCTACTCGGCCGTACGCGACGTCGGCGGCGTCAACATCAAGGACAGGGAGTACTTCATCGAGGCCTTCAAACGAAACGAGACCGTCGTCTCCCACCCCGTCGCCGACCGCACGACGGGAGAAATGAGTATTTTCGTCGCCTCGCCCATCGCGCGCCCCGGAGAAAATCCCGTCGGCCTCGTCGTCGGCGCCCTGACGCTGAAGGCCGTTACCGAAGAGGTCGCGTCCGTCACGTGGGGCCAAAAGGGCTACGGCTATCTCCTCGACAGCCGCGGCGTCGTCACGGCCCACCCCAACGGGGATCTCCTGGGACGGCTCAACGCCACGGAAGAAGGAGAGAAGGTCGCCCCCGAGCTGGCCCGGGCCATGAGGGAAGGCCTTTCGGGGAAGCCGGGCCGAGTCGGCTACTTCTTCCTCGGCGAGGACAGGATGACCACCTACGCCCCCGTTCCCTCCACGGGGTGGCTGGCGGCGGTGACGACGCCCGAAGCCGAGCTGCTTGCCCCCGTCCGGGCCCTGCGCACCCTCATCCTCGTCGTCTCGGCCCTTCTGGCCCTCGTCGTCGTCGTCTCCTTCTTCTTCGCCAACGCCGTCGCCGGTCCCGTCACGGCCATCGAGCGCCGCATGGAGGCCCTGGCCGAGGGCGACCTGGCCAGCCCGCTGGAGGCCCGAAGCTCCATCGCCGAGATCAGGAACCTCTCTTCGGCCATGGAGAAAACCCTTGCGAGCCTTTCCGATTCCTTCTCGGCCGTGGCCGACGTGGCCCACGAGCTGGGATCGGAGGCGGAGACCTTCGCCGCCGTGGCCCAGGAGACCAACGCCAGCGCCGAAGAGGCCCGATCGGGCGTCGAGACGGTGGGAGGCGCCATGGAGGCCCTGGCCGCCATCGGCCAGGAGCTGAACGCCTCCGTCGAGGAGGTGGCCTCCGGAGCCGCCACGGCGGCCACGAGAAGCGGGGAGACTTCGGAGGAGGTCGAAAAGGCGCGCCGTGCCGGAGAGCGGGGGCTCGAAGCCGTCAAGGGAACGGTGACGAACATCAACGGCGTGACCGTCGAAATCGAGGGCTCGGCCCGGGCCGTAGCAGAGCTGGCCGACAAGGCGGCCCAGATCGGGAAGATCGTCGCCGTCATCTCGGGCATCGCCGACCAGACGAACCTGCTGGCCCTCAACGCCGCCATCGAGGCGGCCCGGGCGGGCGAGCACGGCCGGGGCTTCGCCGTCGTCGCCGAGGAGGTGCGCAAGCTGGCCGAGGAGTCCAACGGGGCGGCGCGCAACATCGCCGACCTGGCCGGATCGATCGCCTCCGACCTCTTCTCCGTCAAGGAGGGGGCGGGGCGCAATCAGGAGGGAGCCCGCCAGGTCCTGGACCAGAGCCGCGACGTGGTGGAAAAGATCGAACTCATCCTCGAGACGCTGGATCGGATCGCCGCCTCCACGCAGGACGTGGCCACCGTGAGCCAGGGACAGGCCTCCTCCAGCGAGGAGATCGCCTCGGCCATTCAGGACATGGCGAACAAGGTCAACGACTCCAACGCCATGGCCGGCAATGTCCGGGACCAGATGGCCGAAGTCGTCCAGGCCGCCGAGCGCGTCGCCCTGGGCGGAGAGGGACTGGCCCGCATCAGCGGAGAACTCCGGCGGCGCGTCTCGGCTTTCCGCCTTCGGGAGAGTCAGGCCGGACTCGTCGCCGTGCGAAAACGCTGA
- a CDS encoding M20 metallopeptidase family protein: MTGDAALFPGVFLEEAREGEAQLVAWRRHLHRHPELAYEERETSLWVAKRLEEMGIADIRLGCEGFETGVVADIGGKGPLVALRADMDALPVTEETGLPFASEVAGRMHACGHDAHVAILLGAARILALRASSLSHRVRLIFQPSEEAAVPRPGAEAMIASGALKDVEAIFGLHVWQPLEAGLIGWSDGALMASSDRWTVTIEGRGGHGAMPHEAVDPTVAAGSFLMALQTVVSRQTDPLESIVVSVGSLRSGEAFNVIPDRVVIEGTARTLSPELRDGLPERIERIAVGTARAFRCGAVLDYRRNLPPVVNDEAMAGYARFVAETLFGSRRLTRLRPTMAGEDFSFYLEKVPGAFLLLGMGGRGGADWPHHHPRFQVDESVLAEGAALLASLAWRFPRS, encoded by the coding sequence ATGACAGGAGACGCCGCCCTCTTCCCCGGAGTCTTCCTGGAGGAGGCCCGCGAGGGAGAGGCACAGCTGGTGGCCTGGCGCCGCCATCTCCATCGCCATCCCGAGCTGGCCTACGAGGAGAGGGAGACCAGCCTCTGGGTCGCGAAAAGGCTGGAGGAGATGGGAATCGCCGACATCCGCCTCGGCTGCGAGGGGTTCGAGACGGGTGTGGTGGCCGACATCGGCGGGAAGGGGCCTCTCGTGGCCCTGCGGGCCGACATGGACGCCCTTCCCGTGACGGAAGAGACGGGGCTGCCCTTTGCCTCCGAGGTGGCGGGACGGATGCATGCCTGCGGCCACGACGCCCACGTGGCGATCCTTCTGGGAGCGGCACGCATTCTGGCTTTGCGGGCTTCTTCCCTTTCTCATCGGGTCCGGCTGATCTTTCAGCCCTCGGAGGAGGCCGCCGTTCCGAGGCCCGGCGCCGAGGCGATGATCGCCTCTGGGGCCTTGAAGGACGTGGAGGCCATCTTCGGCCTTCACGTCTGGCAGCCTCTCGAAGCGGGGCTCATCGGCTGGTCCGACGGGGCTCTGATGGCCTCGTCGGACCGCTGGACCGTCACGATCGAGGGTCGAGGCGGCCACGGAGCCATGCCCCATGAGGCCGTCGATCCCACCGTCGCCGCCGGGTCCTTCCTCATGGCCCTTCAGACGGTCGTCAGCCGTCAGACCGACCCCCTTGAAAGCATCGTCGTCAGCGTGGGAAGCCTTCGCTCCGGCGAGGCCTTTAACGTCATTCCCGACAGGGTCGTCATCGAGGGGACGGCACGGACCCTTTCTCCCGAGCTGCGCGACGGCCTGCCGGAGCGCATCGAAAGGATTGCCGTCGGCACGGCCCGGGCCTTCCGATGCGGGGCTGTCCTCGACTATCGGCGCAACCTGCCTCCCGTCGTCAACGACGAGGCCATGGCCGGTTATGCCCGTTTCGTCGCGGAGACTCTTTTCGGCTCCCGCCGCCTGACTCGTCTCAGGCCGACCATGGCCGGGGAGGACTTCAGCTTCTACCTCGAAAAGGTGCCGGGAGCCTTCCTCCTGCTCGGGATGGGAGGCCGCGGCGGGGCCGACTGGCCCCATCACCATCCCCGTTTTCAGGTCGACGAGTCTGTCCTCGCCGAAGGGGCCGCCCTTCTGGCCTCTCTGGCCTGGCGTTTTCCCCGATCCTGA
- a CDS encoding YfcC family protein, whose amino-acid sequence MKSKRWYERIPNPYILLFLIIVMAGIMTYIVPAGEFDRAEVGGRMGVVAGTYHRVDQAPVGLFDLFTALPIGMVKAASIIFITLISGALFGLLNATGALENAVGLAVRRIGVDKGPRLVWLMTFVFGFLGATVGFENNIALVPIAILVALALGGDLMVGAGMAVAGIGVGFATSPINPYTVGVGHVIANLPIFSGALLRTGFCLASLALVADHTCRYLARIKKDRSASLVAGIDTEGLSLRRPLEEYSLDGRDRLVLASFLLGMGIILFGVFQWKWYITEISAVFIIMAVVAGYLAGMTSDAIIAKMVRGAGDIAGGALIIGVARGIQVILDDGRIGDTIVQALASPLSGLPVTLSAILMTVVHSVINFFIPSGSGQAMATLPIMIPLSDLIGMTRQTAILAFQVGDGVMNLLVPTLGGLLAMIALARVPFDRWFRFAFPLVLKILVVSWAFLALAVAVNWGPA is encoded by the coding sequence TTGAAGAGCAAGCGTTGGTACGAGAGGATTCCCAATCCCTACATTCTTCTTTTTCTCATCATCGTCATGGCCGGCATCATGACCTACATCGTTCCCGCAGGAGAGTTCGACAGGGCCGAAGTGGGAGGCCGCATGGGCGTCGTCGCCGGGACCTACCACCGAGTCGACCAGGCTCCCGTCGGCCTCTTCGACCTTTTTACGGCTTTGCCCATCGGCATGGTCAAGGCTGCCAGCATCATCTTCATCACCCTCATCTCCGGCGCCCTTTTCGGCCTCCTCAACGCCACGGGGGCCCTCGAAAACGCCGTGGGTCTCGCCGTGAGGCGCATCGGCGTCGACAAGGGGCCCCGGCTTGTCTGGCTCATGACCTTCGTCTTCGGTTTCCTGGGGGCCACGGTGGGTTTCGAGAACAACATCGCCCTCGTCCCCATCGCCATTCTCGTCGCCCTGGCCTTGGGCGGCGATCTCATGGTCGGAGCCGGCATGGCCGTGGCCGGCATCGGCGTCGGATTCGCCACGTCGCCCATCAATCCCTACACCGTCGGCGTGGGCCATGTCATCGCCAATCTGCCCATCTTCTCCGGCGCGCTTCTTCGGACCGGTTTCTGCCTGGCCAGCCTCGCCTTGGTGGCCGATCACACCTGCCGCTACCTGGCCAGGATCAAGAAGGACCGGTCGGCCAGCCTCGTCGCAGGTATCGACACGGAAGGGCTCTCTCTCAGGCGCCCCCTGGAGGAATATTCTCTCGACGGTAGGGACCGCCTCGTCCTGGCATCGTTCCTCCTGGGAATGGGGATCATCCTCTTCGGCGTCTTCCAATGGAAGTGGTACATCACGGAGATTTCGGCCGTCTTCATCATCATGGCCGTCGTCGCCGGTTACCTGGCGGGAATGACCTCCGACGCCATCATCGCCAAAATGGTCCGCGGGGCGGGCGACATCGCCGGAGGCGCCCTCATCATCGGAGTCGCCAGGGGCATTCAGGTCATTCTCGACGACGGACGCATCGGCGACACGATCGTCCAGGCCCTGGCATCCCCCCTGTCGGGGCTTCCCGTGACCCTTTCCGCCATCCTCATGACCGTCGTCCACAGCGTCATCAACTTCTTCATCCCCTCGGGAAGCGGGCAGGCCATGGCGACTCTTCCCATCATGATTCCCCTGAGCGATCTCATCGGCATGACGCGCCAGACGGCCATCCTGGCCTTTCAGGTCGGCGACGGTGTCATGAACCTTCTCGTGCCCACTCTGGGGGGCCTGCTTGCCATGATCGCCCTGGCTCGGGTGCCCTTCGACCGCTGGTTCCGCTTCGCCTTCCCTCTGGTCCTCAAGATCCTCGTCGTGAGCTGGGCTTTCCTGGCCCTGGCCGTGGCCGTCAACTGGGGGCCGGCCTGA
- a CDS encoding IclR family transcriptional regulator, translating into MTTPVGLTTKVLRLLEALFHAEEDLDLKEIAARTAMPKSTVHRILTSLEGERWVLQDRETRHYRIGTRMLLFANDWRLRQELVRQSDSPMRDLVGRAGETTVLALADGEVARCIHIVESPRAIKFSFAVGGELPIYAGAMGKILLAYCPQTFRDWILSQSLRPFTSNTLTDSVRLREELALVRSRGYSVSIEEINPGGTAIGAPILSPGGELVAGLILSGPRFKFEDKTESLALLVVETARKIEKNLAGQR; encoded by the coding sequence TTGACGACGCCTGTCGGTCTGACGACGAAGGTTCTCAGGCTTCTGGAAGCGCTCTTCCACGCCGAGGAGGATCTTGACCTGAAGGAAATAGCCGCCCGAACCGCCATGCCCAAAAGCACCGTCCACCGCATTCTGACCTCGCTCGAGGGGGAGCGGTGGGTCCTCCAGGACAGGGAGACGCGTCACTACCGCATAGGGACACGGATGCTCCTGTTCGCCAACGACTGGCGTCTCCGCCAGGAACTTGTCCGCCAGAGCGACAGCCCCATGCGCGACCTCGTCGGCAGGGCGGGCGAGACGACGGTACTGGCCCTGGCCGACGGGGAGGTGGCCCGGTGCATCCATATCGTCGAGTCACCGAGGGCCATCAAATTTTCCTTTGCCGTCGGAGGAGAGCTGCCCATCTACGCCGGGGCCATGGGGAAGATCCTGCTGGCCTACTGCCCCCAGACGTTTCGGGACTGGATCCTCTCCCAAAGCCTCCGGCCCTTCACGTCCAACACGCTGACCGACTCCGTCCGCCTCCGCGAGGAGCTGGCCCTCGTCCGCAGCCGGGGCTATTCGGTGAGTATCGAGGAGATCAACCCCGGAGGGACGGCCATCGGCGCCCCCATCCTCTCCCCAGGCGGCGAGTTGGTGGCAGGCCTTATCCTGTCGGGACCCCGCTTCAAGTTCGAGGACAAAACGGAGTCGCTGGCCCTTCTCGTCGTCGAAACGGCCCGAAAAATCGAGAAAAACCTTGCGGGACAGCGTTGA
- a CDS encoding GntR family transcriptional regulator produces the protein MDEELTLESLASRMAGSSTAPHFIASVLREAIYRGILPEGRPLPQAQLALRLGVSPIPLREALRLLETEGLVSFQGYRGARVTALSVEEAQELYEMVAALEANLLRIAFPRITLRIVGDAARVLDRMETERDCIGWRDLNQMFHNLLYEPADRPLTLDVVARLRQKTDRNIRIHLVSMRDESQRQHRGILAAVEAGDLPAALEALVSHLTYTSNDLQSYMRQEQGPRRRR, from the coding sequence GTGGACGAAGAGCTTACCCTTGAAAGTCTGGCTTCGCGCATGGCCGGTTCCAGCACGGCCCCCCACTTCATCGCCTCCGTTCTGCGGGAGGCCATCTACAGGGGCATCCTTCCCGAGGGAAGGCCCCTCCCTCAGGCGCAGCTGGCCCTTCGGCTGGGCGTGAGCCCCATCCCTCTCAGGGAGGCCCTTCGTCTTCTCGAAACGGAGGGGCTCGTCAGTTTTCAGGGCTACAGAGGAGCCAGGGTGACGGCCCTTTCCGTCGAGGAGGCTCAGGAGCTTTACGAGATGGTGGCGGCCTTGGAGGCGAATCTGCTGCGCATCGCCTTTCCCCGGATCACCTTGCGCATCGTCGGCGATGCGGCCCGGGTTCTGGACAGGATGGAGACGGAGCGGGATTGCATCGGCTGGCGCGACCTGAATCAGATGTTCCACAATCTCCTCTACGAACCGGCCGACCGCCCCCTGACGCTGGATGTCGTCGCCCGTCTGAGACAGAAGACGGACCGCAACATCCGCATCCATCTGGTCTCCATGCGCGACGAGTCTCAAAGACAGCATCGAGGGATCCTGGCTGCCGTGGAGGCCGGAGATCTGCCCGCTGCCCTCGAAGCGCTCGTCTCCCATCTCACCTATACCTCCAACGACCTTCAGTCCTACATGAGGCAGGAACAGGGGCCGAGGCGGCGACGCTGA
- a CDS encoding glycine C-acetyltransferase, producing the protein MSFMAREIEAMKEAGLYGTIRTLDSPQGAWVSIEGRNVLNLCSNNYLGLCNHPRLAEKVKDDVDVWGVGPGAVRTIAGTLRPHVELERRLASFKGAEAAILVQSGFCANLAVIPTLVPGEEDLIYSDALNHASIIDACRLSKARVIRYEHSDMDDLRRKLEETRGARGRKLLITDGVFSMDGDIARLPEIVRLCRDFDVMTAVDDAHGEGVLGRGGRGIVDHFDLHGQVDVEIGTLSKAFGVMGGVAAGSATLVDYLRHKARPNLFSSALTLPDVAANLAALDILEEDDRLVRRLWQNGNRLKGELKELGFDTGRSETPITPLIIGEAADAKRFSAELFEAGLFATAIAFPTVPRGTARIRAMISAAHSDDDLRFAVETFAAVGRRLGIIR; encoded by the coding sequence ATGTCCTTTATGGCCCGGGAGATCGAGGCGATGAAAGAGGCGGGGCTTTACGGAACCATCCGGACCCTCGATAGCCCCCAGGGAGCGTGGGTTTCCATCGAGGGAAGAAACGTGTTGAACCTCTGCTCCAACAACTATCTGGGTCTCTGCAACCACCCCCGTCTGGCGGAAAAGGTGAAAGACGACGTCGACGTCTGGGGGGTGGGGCCCGGTGCCGTGCGGACCATCGCCGGAACGCTCAGGCCCCACGTCGAACTGGAAAGAAGGCTGGCCTCTTTCAAGGGAGCCGAGGCGGCCATCCTGGTCCAGTCGGGCTTCTGCGCCAACCTGGCCGTCATCCCCACCCTGGTCCCCGGCGAGGAGGACCTGATCTACAGCGACGCCCTCAACCACGCCTCCATCATCGACGCCTGCCGCCTTTCCAAGGCCCGGGTCATCCGCTACGAGCACTCCGACATGGACGATCTGAGGCGGAAGCTGGAGGAGACGAGAGGGGCCCGAGGGCGCAAACTGCTCATAACCGACGGCGTCTTCTCCATGGACGGCGACATCGCCCGCCTTCCCGAGATCGTCCGTCTCTGCCGGGACTTCGACGTCATGACCGCCGTCGACGACGCCCACGGGGAGGGCGTCCTGGGGCGGGGAGGACGGGGCATCGTCGATCACTTCGATCTCCACGGCCAGGTCGACGTCGAGATCGGCACCCTGTCCAAGGCCTTCGGCGTCATGGGCGGCGTCGCCGCCGGAAGCGCCACCCTGGTCGACTACCTCCGCCACAAGGCACGGCCCAATCTCTTCAGCAGCGCCCTCACCCTTCCCGACGTGGCGGCCAATCTGGCGGCCCTGGACATTCTCGAGGAGGACGATCGCCTTGTTCGGCGCCTCTGGCAGAACGGGAACAGGCTTAAAGGCGAACTCAAGGAGTTGGGGTTCGATACGGGCCGGAGCGAGACGCCCATAACGCCCCTCATCATCGGCGAGGCCGCCGATGCCAAGCGATTCAGCGCCGAACTCTTCGAGGCGGGCCTTTTCGCCACGGCCATCGCCTTTCCCACCGTTCCCCGCGGAACGGCCCGAATCCGGGCCATGATCTCGGCGGCCCATTCCGACGACGATCTGCGTTTCGCCGTCGAGACCTTCGCCGCCGTGGGGCGAAGGCTGGGGATCATAAGATGA
- a CDS encoding NAD-dependent epimerase/dehydratase family protein — translation MKRVVVTGSGGQIGSELVPHLRRLYGAERVLATDLRPASGPLAEGGPFACLDVRDGEAFSALVRHFRADTVLHLAGLLSARGEKDVALAWDVNVNGSATALEVARQEGTAFFFPSSIAAFGPSTPKKETPQETLQRPTTIYGVGKVALELLCDYYHLKFGVDTRGLRFPGLISHETQPGGGTTDYAVHIYYEAVRKGNYTSFIAPGTFMDMMYMADALDAVVGLMEADPARLVHRNAFNISAMSVDPEAIASAIGKVIPGFTIAYDVDPLRQAIAESWPDSLDCSAARKEWDFAPRYDLETMTREMLDRIASKGGRAA, via the coding sequence ATGAAGCGCGTCGTCGTAACGGGATCGGGAGGTCAGATCGGATCGGAGCTGGTACCCCATCTCCGCCGCCTCTACGGCGCCGAGAGGGTTCTCGCCACCGACCTCCGCCCCGCCTCGGGCCCCCTCGCCGAAGGAGGTCCCTTCGCCTGCCTCGACGTCCGTGACGGCGAGGCCTTCTCCGCTCTGGTCCGCCACTTTCGGGCCGACACAGTGCTTCACCTGGCGGGGCTCCTCTCGGCCAGGGGAGAAAAAGACGTGGCTCTGGCCTGGGACGTCAACGTCAACGGTTCGGCAACGGCCCTGGAAGTGGCCCGGCAGGAGGGTACGGCCTTCTTCTTCCCCAGCTCCATCGCCGCCTTCGGCCCGTCGACGCCGAAAAAGGAGACGCCTCAGGAGACGTTGCAGCGTCCCACGACCATTTACGGCGTGGGAAAGGTGGCCCTCGAACTCCTCTGCGACTACTATCACCTCAAATTCGGCGTCGACACGCGAGGACTCCGCTTTCCGGGGCTGATCAGCCACGAGACCCAGCCCGGAGGAGGGACGACGGACTACGCCGTCCACATCTACTACGAGGCCGTCAGGAAGGGAAACTACACCAGCTTCATCGCCCCCGGGACCTTCATGGACATGATGTACATGGCCGACGCCCTCGACGCCGTCGTCGGCCTCATGGAGGCCGACCCGGCCCGACTGGTCCACCGCAACGCCTTCAACATATCGGCGATGAGCGTCGATCCCGAGGCCATCGCCTCGGCGATCGGCAAGGTGATCCCCGGCTTCACCATCGCCTACGACGTCGACCCCCTGAGGCAGGCCATCGCCGAGTCCTGGCCCGACTCCCTGGACTGCTCCGCTGCCCGGAAAGAGTGGGATTTCGCTCCCCGCTACGACCTGGAGACCATGACGAGGGAGATGCTGGACCGCATCGCCTCCAAGGGAGGCCGGGCCGCCTAG